From the Chelonoidis abingdonii isolate Lonesome George chromosome 4, CheloAbing_2.0, whole genome shotgun sequence genome, the window TCAGATCTGGTAATTATTAGCTTGATCTGAGAGTTGGGTTCAAGTGAGTGGCCTTTCCTCCTGTGATTCAAGGGGCAGTAGTTAAACCTCTTACTCCAAGAGCTACCCCACAAAGGATACTGAGAGAGCAGCGATTAATCCCCCATCTTGAGCTACCTGTTTCAAGGGAAGACTGTCTACCCCTACCCCAAGAGGGGCCCAATAAGGGGATTTCAGGAAGCAGCTATTGACAACCCCCAGAGCTACCCCATAAAAGGACAGGAAAGAGCTGTTATAACAGTGACAAGTTAACACTATGGGGAAAAAGGGACACCCCTTCTCTGGTGTTTCCCTTACATACGTCTTGTTGCGGATGTCAATGGCACAGGAGCAGCGAATCACTGATGAGAGCAGAGTCCAGATGCCAAAGGTCCGAGCTTGGAGACCATTCACTGTgcagagaagaagaaacagaTGAGGAAAATGAATGTTCCCTCCCATGAGCTACCATCTCTGCAGGCTGGCAAAgtggtggagggaaggaagaacaTGAGATCTCCCCCCAGCTAGTGCAGTTACATCCACAGCAAGTAGGAGAAAATAACAAGGTTTCCTAGATGATTAAAGGGCAGCTGAGTGGGTGTTTCTGAAGCTGTTGGGAACCATGCACCCTTTCCAGAAACCACAGACCTCAAGGGGGAAAAGGAACTATGGCTGGTTCCAGCACTGAAGAAGCCGTACTAAGATCACAGAGTTAAAAGGGCATTGTTGTGGATTCTGAACAATGCTGTCTGCTCTCTGCTGCCTGGAACTGCTGAATAGCAGCATTTGCAAGCTTGGTGAGAGGGTCGTATCTAGAGCCAACCTGTCTGGAGAAAGGGTTCCAGACCTTGGCTGGCAGGTGACCTAAGGCTGTAGAAGATGGTATAGTGGAGACAAGTTGGCACTCTCCAGAGAAGATAAGGGCTTACTGCTGAAGAAGGGACGGTGCTGGCTGCCCTTGTGAGTTTTGGCTAGCATATGGCTCACAGGAGGTTACAACCCAAATTGTGGCTCACTTCTGAGATGTGGACAAAAGTCCTCCAGGACTTGGGGCAGGATGTTGATACATGAGGTATAGCTGATATGGTAATGCCTCCTGATGGGCAGGAAGGGCAGCCTGGGCTCCTTACCAAGGCTGGGtttgcctgtgtacagcttctcGGAGAGGAAGCTGTGATCACGAAAGCTCTGCAGTGTGTTCCCCATCGCGATGATGGACACCATGACCAGCCAGCTGCGCAACACATTCAGAAAACGGCTCATCATGCTCTGGTACCTGCTCCTGGGGACAAAGGCAGGAGATCAGCATCACAAAAGGACACCACATGGATTCCACCCCCTAGAACGCTTCCACTTAAACCAGAGTCCAGGCTTTTCCACAGAAAGTCCCCTTCTCTTCCCACAAATTCCCATAAAGAGACCCGCCCCTACCAAATGAGGCCTGCACTACACCCCTCATAATGCAAAGGTAGAAATCTGTATGTCCATCAAAAGGGGATGGAAAAGTATGATGCTGCCTCACTGTGGGAGGTCACTAATTGTCTGGGTCCTGGGGCAAACTTGACCAAGTAGGTCCTGTTCATAAACCTTTGGTGCATCCTCTCCACCTTTCTCTCTCCCCGAATGGCAGCAGCAGCTTGCCACATCACCCCAAACAGATGTCTGCAAAACCGATAGTGTATTGAGCTCCCTGTATGGCAAAGCTGGGCAATGACCACCACGATATCAAGGCTCGGACTCCCCCATTAATGCATCCTATTCGCCAATGCCAGCGTAGGTATTTGCACTCCCCGCTCCACTGTCCCAGGGCTTCAACCCACTTTGCTTCCTCTTGTCCCAAATCTGTCACACAAGTCCCCCAACCCCTTTCCGCCCCCACTCCCATCACCTCCCTATCGCCCTTCCCCAACGGATCCCCCGAGCCCATTCAcgtccagcccagcccagcccagccccaccctacgATCTCCCTCAAGCCCGAGCACCACATCCTCTCACCACCCCTCATCCCACTGCACACCTGCTCGCAGCCCCAGCGACTCCCCACCTCTATACAGCAGCACCCCCGCCCCTGGATGCTCTGCGCATTGATTGGTTCCCTGTTAGCCATGCCCCTACTCTGATTGGCTGTTAGACCTATCGCTACTCACACGCCATCTGGATTGAGAGGTCACTACACGAATCAAAGACACTAAGGAGACTCCGCCCCTGAGGAGCGGAGACGTAAAATATGGGCCCAGCCTATATTTCGGCTTGATCGGTCGCCATGTTGGAGGAGGCGGAAGCTGCAAGTGGCGCGGACAAGGTGTGCGCTTGCGCCCTGCTGAGGAGGGAGCGCAGAGCAGCGTTTGCGCCTGCGCGGCTGGAAGAGCGACGGGGGTGCTGCTGGCGCCTGCGCAGCAGGGAGTTGGGCAGTTGCCTGCCTGTTGGTTGTTGTAGTAACCGGGGAAGCGTCAGGCGGAGGGAGCTGCGGCCGCCAGGGCTGAGTTTCCCGGACTCAGCCCCCTACCGGGAAGATGAGGCTGTAGGTACAGGGGGAAGGCGGGCGGCGCCTGGTGCGGTCCCAGAGAATCCTGACAGTCACGAGGGTTTCCAGCGGTGGGGGAAGCTGCGGCCGCCGCCCGGCAACGCGGCGGGAAGCCTGGTGTCCCGGGCTCGCTAGTCCCGAGGCGGCTGCGTTCAGCGGGGCCAGGTGCCTCCCCGGAACGCGGCCGGGCCCCTTGGTGGCAGGTGGGGTCGGGCTCGCGGGCGTAGTGGGGAGGGGCCGCTGCCCTGGGAAGTCCCTTATCCCAGGCAGCCTGTGGTGCCCCCAGGCCTCACCGCGGGGCTGGACTCTCCTCGCATCCCGGACCGACCCTTCTGGCTGGGCTAACGGGGAGAGTCGGAGGCTCCTGCACAGGCAGTGACCAGAGGACCTGGGCCAACGCGCGTCGGCAACAGGCGGCGTGGCGGTCCAGTCCCTCCTTCGTAGGCGGTAAAGCCCAAAGAGGTTTGACTAAAGCATGTCCCTGTAAGGAAAGCTATTGAGGAAGAAAGTGCTGAAGTAGCCAGACCTTTAACAGCTAGTCTCTGAATCAGGCGCACAGGAAAGTAACTTTCTTCCCTGGGGTGCTGAGTCAGCCCAATGACACTTTGGCAGCTAGCCTGGGACTTCCTGCACTGGAGCTGTTAGACccggggtgtgtgtatgtggggggtcCTCAGGGGCCTTCAACCATTATGAAGAATCCCCTAAGGAGTATCACAGTGACTAAAAACTAGCAGTGCT encodes:
- the ERG28 gene encoding ergosterol biosynthetic protein 28 homolog isoform X4 codes for the protein MANREPINAQSIQGRGCCCIEVGSRWGCEQVCSGMRGGERIRYQSMMSRFLNVLRSWLVMVSIIAMGNTLQSFRDHSFLSEKLYTGKPSLVNGLQARTFGIWTLLSSVIRCSCAIDIRNKTLYHITLLTFLLALGHFLSEVFVYGTAAPTIGVLAPLMVASFSILGMLIGLQYLDMDAVSQNKKKN
- the ERG28 gene encoding ergosterol biosynthetic protein 28 homolog isoform X2 codes for the protein MMSRFLNVLRSWLVMVSIIAMGNTLQSFRDHSFLSEKLYTGKPSLVNGLQARTFGIWTLLSSVIRCSCAIDIRNKTLYHITLLTFLLALGHFLSEVFVYGTAAPTIGVLAPLMVASFSILGMLIGLQYLDMDAVSQNKKKN
- the ERG28 gene encoding ergosterol biosynthetic protein 28 homolog isoform X3, whose translation is MASRYQSMMSRFLNVLRSWLVMVSIIAMGNTLQSFRDHSFLSEKLYTGKPSLVNGLQARTFGIWTLLSSVIRCSCAIDIRNKTFLHPGHVNWAAIPGHGCSVTKQEEKLNPVVAHMLESPAC
- the ERG28 gene encoding ergosterol biosynthetic protein 28 homolog isoform X1 — translated: MASRYQSMMSRFLNVLRSWLVMVSIIAMGNTLQSFRDHSFLSEKLYTGKPSLVNGLQARTFGIWTLLSSVIRCSCAIDIRNKTLYHITLLTFLLALGHFLSEVFVYGTAAPTIGVLAPLMVASFSILGMLIGLQYLDMDAVSQNKKKN